The DNA segment GCAAGCTGCAGACGTTGATGGATGTGGGCCTGTCGTACATCAAACTCGGGCAGTCGGCGACCACGCTGTCCGGTGGTGAAGCGCAGCGGGTCAAGCTGTCACGCGAGCTGTCCAAGCGCGACACCGGCAAGACCCTGTATATCCTCGATGAGCCGACCACCGGCCTGCACTTCGCGGATATCCAGCAATTGCTCGACGTGCTGCATCGCCTGCGCGACCACGGCAATACGGTAGTGGTGATCGAGCACAACCTGGACGTCATCAAGACTGCCGACTGGTTGGTGGACCTAGGGCCAGAGGGCGGCTCCAAGGGTGGGCAGATCATCGCCACCGGCACGCCTGAGGAAGTGGCCGAGATGAAGCAGTCTCACACAGGTCATTACCTCAAGCCGTTGTTGATTCGCGACCGGGCTTAAAAGCCAGGAACGAAAAAGCCCCTGTCACTTCAACAGTGACAGGGGCTTTTTTGTGTCTGTGCAATCAGGTGTGGGATTGCAGGTAATTCTCGAGACCGATGAGTTTGATCAGGCCCAACTGCTTTTCCAGCCAGTAGGTGTGATCTTCTTCGGTGTCGTTGAGCTGAACACGCAGAATCTCGCGACTGACGTAGTCCTTGTGCTGCTCGCACAGTTCAATGCCTTTGCACAGTGCGGCGCGAACTTTGTATTCAAGACGCAGATCGGCTTCAAGCATCTCCGGCACGGTGGTACCGACGTCAAGATCGTCAGGGCGCATGCGCGGCGTACCTTCGAGCATCAGGATCCGGCGCATCAGCGCGTCTGCGTGACCTGCTTCTTCTTCCATCTCGTGGTTGATTCGTTCGTAGAGCTTGGTGAAACCCCAGTCCTCATACATCCGCGAGTGCACAAAATATTGGTCACGCGCGGCCAGTT comes from the Pseudomonas sp. RSB 5.4 genome and includes:
- the bfr gene encoding bacterioferritin, giving the protein MQGHPDVIDYLNTLLTGELAARDQYFVHSRMYEDWGFTKLYERINHEMEEEAGHADALMRRILMLEGTPRMRPDDLDVGTTVPEMLEADLRLEYKVRAALCKGIELCEQHKDYVSREILRVQLNDTEEDHTYWLEKQLGLIKLIGLENYLQSHT